A stretch of the Halomonas sp. CH40 genome encodes the following:
- a CDS encoding site-specific integrase yields MPGKPHRHAALRIKARSDVDAVTHWLSEYTASPQTWRAYQREAERLLLWLAPQQLSLNDVDRAVLQAFEAFLADPQPSTLWVGPSKPRQHPEWRPFRGPLSASSRRQSLVILQGMFSWLVEAGWVSHNPFRLMRDKSRRLNNQAPRIERYLEKSLWDWLWMWLQREVDGHSRVQFEQARRRIIFAFAYLLAPRISEMAAANMGDIYQREGRWWWEVTGKGAKLAQVPVPDDFMRHLAQWREALGLTPQPLFQEDTPLLRSLNGQRSISDNQLYRLIRATFQQAADALEQEGGGKAQIEALRHATPHWLRHTAITHQAQAGISLRYLAESARHARLETTSRYLHNEDEQWHHEQQRHRLHSTSPELGDTRYNLPKFTKSFIKHPTDTSRELS; encoded by the coding sequence TTGCCTGGCAAGCCGCACCGTCACGCGGCTTTGCGTATCAAGGCCCGCAGCGACGTCGATGCTGTCACCCACTGGTTAAGTGAATATACTGCCAGCCCGCAAACCTGGCGCGCCTACCAGCGCGAAGCGGAACGTTTGCTGTTATGGCTTGCCCCGCAACAGCTGAGCCTGAATGATGTTGATCGTGCAGTGCTTCAGGCGTTTGAGGCCTTTCTGGCAGACCCGCAGCCAAGTACGTTATGGGTTGGGCCTTCAAAACCCAGGCAGCACCCAGAGTGGCGACCTTTTCGCGGCCCGTTGTCAGCCTCCAGCCGCCGCCAGAGCCTGGTTATACTGCAAGGTATGTTCAGTTGGCTGGTAGAAGCTGGCTGGGTGAGCCACAACCCGTTTCGCTTGATGCGCGATAAATCCCGGCGCCTGAACAATCAGGCGCCGAGGATTGAGCGCTATCTGGAAAAAAGCCTGTGGGATTGGCTGTGGATGTGGTTACAGCGGGAGGTAGACGGCCACTCGCGCGTTCAATTTGAGCAGGCGCGCCGCCGGATCATCTTCGCCTTTGCCTATCTGCTGGCCCCGCGCATCAGCGAAATGGCCGCGGCAAACATGGGCGATATCTACCAAAGGGAAGGGCGCTGGTGGTGGGAGGTGACCGGCAAGGGCGCCAAACTGGCCCAGGTGCCAGTTCCGGATGATTTCATGCGCCACCTGGCACAATGGAGAGAAGCACTGGGGTTGACGCCCCAGCCGCTATTCCAGGAAGACACCCCCTTGTTGCGCTCACTGAATGGCCAGCGCAGCATCAGCGATAATCAGCTCTATCGTCTGATCCGCGCCACCTTTCAGCAAGCGGCGGATGCGCTGGAACAGGAGGGCGGCGGCAAGGCCCAGATAGAGGCATTACGCCATGCCACGCCTCACTGGCTGCGTCATACGGCAATTACCCACCAGGCCCAGGCCGGTATCAGTTTGCGCTACCTGGCTGAAAGTGCCCGCCATGCGCGGCTGGAAACCACTTCCCGATATTTACACAACGAAGACGAGCAGTGGCACCATGAACAACAGCGCCACCGTTTACACTCAACATCGCCCGAGTTAGGCGATACGCGTTATAATCTCCCCAAGTTCACAAAGTCGTTTATAAAGCATCCAACTGACACGAGTAGAGAGCTATCATGA
- the yidD gene encoding membrane protein insertion efficiency factor YidD: MARLEFSLPRVWRAVTKGLKRALVLLLVGLIRLYQLVISPLLGPRCRFWPSCSSYTIEALQVHGPFKGGWMAIRRIIKCHPGNPGGMDPVPGGRSEELCSEELCSEELRREDNCADNHQEASDRKAP, encoded by the coding sequence ATGGCAAGGCTTGAGTTCTCACTACCGAGAGTATGGCGTGCAGTCACTAAGGGGCTAAAACGCGCCTTGGTGCTATTGCTGGTTGGGCTGATCCGCCTTTACCAGCTGGTGATCAGCCCGCTGCTTGGGCCGCGCTGCCGGTTCTGGCCGAGCTGCTCGTCCTACACTATAGAAGCGCTACAAGTACATGGCCCGTTCAAGGGCGGATGGATGGCGATCCGGCGTATCATCAAATGCCATCCGGGTAACCCCGGCGGCATGGATCCTGTGCCCGGTGGGCGCAGCGAAGAACTATGCAGTGAAGAACTATGCAGTGAAGAACTACGCCGGGAAGATAATTGCGCGGATAACCATCAAGAGGCTTCAGACAGGAAAGCGCCTTAG
- the hisI gene encoding phosphoribosyl-AMP cyclohydrolase encodes MSTLFKQLEPTEPAIDLPDLNTLLDAIKFNEQGLIPAIAQQFDSGEVLMMAWMNRAALDETLRTGRVCYYSRSRGKLWRKGESSGQQQRLKSAALDCDGDTLLVQVDQTGPACHSGRRSCFYIELADNRVEINAQPLIDPAELYGKA; translated from the coding sequence ATGTCGACCCTGTTCAAACAGCTAGAGCCGACCGAACCAGCCATTGACCTGCCTGACCTGAATACTCTGCTGGATGCCATTAAGTTCAACGAGCAGGGCCTGATTCCCGCTATTGCCCAGCAGTTTGATAGCGGTGAAGTATTGATGATGGCCTGGATGAACCGAGCAGCGCTGGATGAAACGCTGCGTACCGGGCGGGTTTGCTATTATTCGCGTTCACGCGGGAAGCTATGGCGTAAGGGGGAATCTTCCGGTCAGCAGCAGCGCTTGAAATCAGCGGCGCTGGACTGTGATGGTGACACCCTGCTGGTTCAGGTGGATCAAACCGGCCCTGCCTGCCACTCGGGGCGACGCAGCTGTTTCTATATTGAGCTTGCTGATAACAGGGTGGAAATTAATGCCCAGCCGCTTATCGACCCCGCTGAGCTGTATGGCAAGGCTTGA
- a CDS encoding SufE family protein: MSTEQAQQELVEEFEIFDNWMDRYQYIIDMGKQLPEFPDTLKTEENKIQGCQSNVWMIHEQQGDKLTFKATSDAAIVSGLIAVLLRIYSERSADDIQNTPPHFMADLGLDKHLSPTRSNGLNAMLERIYSVAKQSS, from the coding sequence ATGAGTACTGAGCAAGCCCAGCAAGAGTTAGTTGAAGAGTTCGAGATATTTGATAACTGGATGGATCGTTATCAATACATTATTGATATGGGCAAGCAGCTGCCTGAATTTCCAGACACATTGAAAACAGAGGAAAACAAGATTCAGGGCTGTCAATCCAATGTCTGGATGATCCATGAACAGCAGGGCGACAAGCTGACCTTCAAGGCGACGTCCGATGCTGCGATTGTCTCTGGGCTAATTGCCGTATTGCTGCGTATCTATAGCGAACGCAGCGCGGATGACATTCAGAATACGCCGCCCCACTTCATGGCGGATCTGGGGCTAGACAAGCATCTGTCGCCGACCCGCAGTAATGGCCTGAATGCCATGCTGGAACGTATTTATAGCGTTGCTAAACAGTCAAGCTAA
- a CDS encoding Fur family transcriptional regulator, with translation MPQTTALIQQAANQCQSRGVRFTPIRRKVLELIAHSGGGLKAYDLLDQLSTEHAAARPPTVYRALDFLIEQGLVHRIESQNAYVACACPEHTHGFQLLICRVCGYVEELHLDDIGAQLAAKADDKGFKVERQTIELQGLCARCQPAAE, from the coding sequence ATGCCTCAGACTACTGCCTTGATCCAGCAAGCTGCTAACCAATGCCAGTCACGTGGCGTACGCTTCACCCCTATACGCCGTAAAGTGCTGGAATTGATAGCCCACAGCGGTGGCGGTCTGAAAGCCTATGATCTGCTCGATCAGCTCTCGACTGAGCATGCGGCCGCCCGTCCGCCAACGGTTTATCGTGCGCTGGATTTTCTGATAGAACAGGGCCTGGTGCATCGCATTGAATCGCAGAATGCCTATGTGGCCTGCGCCTGCCCTGAGCATACCCACGGTTTTCAGCTTTTGATCTGCCGCGTTTGCGGCTACGTGGAAGAGCTGCATCTTGACGATATCGGGGCGCAACTGGCGGCCAAGGCGGATGATAAGGGTTTCAAGGTAGAGCGCCAGACCATAGAACTGCAAGGCCTGTGTGCTCGCTGCCAGCCAGCGGCTGAATAA